The Rhopalosiphum maidis isolate BTI-1 chromosome 4, ASM367621v3, whole genome shotgun sequence region atttttttttaacgttttacatttaatattacataagaaaacttcattttaaattctatacagGTCGTAAAGTTAAAATGAATGCCATATCGTTTGCAATCTTATATAGGTAATCAATTCaacgttataaataattcttcgtcaaaagtattattaatgacTAATAGGTAAgctgagttttttttatacgtattagTAAAgaccttttataataattataaattaagtaacatttgcgctattattttaaagggaaatttattttattcaagatgaagctattttagaatataaataataattttttagttatatcaatactcatttttaaaatatataaattataaatattatcattatgcattgattcattatgatttatgtttatagaatataaaataattagtatactgCAGACattttatagtacctaatatacaGAAGTaagtataactgtataagttaggttagttaaaaaattgtttaagtatttctgtttttcgtgatttttttaggtaaacgcagatatttaaaaatgtatttatgtatggaATATGgataggtaatttaattttagtttaatattcaaagtatttatattgactAAACTAGCATAATACTGCctgcattattttatattattgatcttTTTCtcattctaaaaatgtttttcgatAAAACGcatcattattaaacaaaagcaTTTTATCcactttaaatctaaaatatacaataattttttataggcaattatgattttaaattaaaactaatctaACTATAGATGCCttttgtataagtaataatttaaggcAAACTGTAATAATTCACGTTCACTTAACCTGGCCTAATGCCCTGATCTGTTGTATAGACGGTGCTTAATACTTACAAAATGTTCAACTTTATTGTAACTCGTTcaatgtcatttaaaaatcaattgtgTTCGTTTTACCTACCTAtgcgtattatatagtttcacTATCATTTTGATTacagtgtttaaaaattgaaattgattCTTGTTGCACAATATCCACCACACGGCAGCGGTATATTCCGTTGCCATCGGGTGACTTCATAATAACGGCACCGTTAACTCGCTTCAATACACTCTGAGGGCGACCAGTCATGAAATCTAATGAGTTTATTTATAACGGATAGGCGACTCTAGTGCGTTGCATTGAATTCTAATTAacgttaatagttaatactaacCATGACACGATGGAGAAAAAAAACAGCAACTgctataaattcattaataaaccatattatcaaactttagaaccacaaaatatttatgaagtattttttataacggttaaattatggtattattgttaaaaatacgataatactacttatattattgaatattacgtattaattttttaaatacaactttaatttttacagagtaggtagttattattattcggtaTACAAGGACATCACaggaacattaaaaaaattaatttctctaACTcactataacaaaaataagtacAGGTTGATTAATGGAATATTGTtaggtcatattattatacatgatgtTATCGTAAAGAATGAATTGTAAATTGAGGCCTTCTTTTAACATACTGCTAAAGGAAATTAACATTTTGGACAATGTTTAATCTTTagacgattaaaataataatcaattttaaaccaaattggatttaattaattaaacactaataaaattcataaaaggtaaaatttattttaccttcagactatttcattaaataatttttatgtattaggtatgtatgtatttttaagaaacgatgataattgtatataataacctGTTCCGCGAACCGAGCGAATGACCTCTGAGGACGATGTTTTGAAACGgaatagtataaataggtattaataggtattatgatACGAGAAGATGAAACCGAAATTTTAAAGTCTATGATTATGACAATTATCTCAGGTgagaatattatgaaaacgcGATGAATTTCCATAGTCacgtgtacctataatattatacatttttttatacataagttAGACTAATTTGAGTGTTTGTGTGTATGTCTGTCAACCGCTGTAATAAGCGTATAGATGTTAATTTCGCGTAGGTTGGGCCAACCAAACCGACAATACTCACGGGATCCCGAACCGATCGTTTGCGGGGAAAATATTGAATGCGCCACCGCCgtgtatattagaatataatatagtaaaagaaataatatataccaacgaataaaacatataatatgattaactgGTGTTTTTTTCTcggagaaaataaaatagtttcacGCGGATCCATTATTTGCAGTGATGGTAGGAGAGAGTTTTGTGGCGTAACTGCAGCGTGTTCTGATTATCGTCCACACTGTAACGtcgctataatattgtaatttataatatggacGGGCGGGTACCGCGATGATTGACATGGCTCGATAACGCCGTGATTAACGcgtgatttatataaaaaaaaccgcgCACGCGGGGAGGTGCTTATTTCCGAGCGATTGGTCGGAAAAAACGTACGGGTAGCCGCTGCCGCAAGTGAGATATTCATCTGGGAGGAGAGGGGTGAATCgcataattagtattaaatttatagtggCGGAGGTGTAAATTGTGACAGAACACATAAGAAAACATACACAggggaaaaataaatttagggGTACCGTCGCTTATTGCAAGTTGTGCGAAAAtcgtaatttgttttttatttaagttaacttGGTATGAAACCATTAGTTTCGATAATTACAGTTTTAtggggaaaaaataaatagacagTTAAAAAGAATGTGAGGGACGTCACAGATGGCTGGAGAATAATGACGAATTGCATGTGTTGCACAAATCTTAGGTCCAAAAACCTCATAGTATAATTGTTGTAGGTTTCAGTACGGTCTTCTCGTCGTTTCGACATACTCAAGTACATATATaaccgatataatataacaagcgATAATAATACGCACGTGGAGGTACACGTATGACTTTGGtgcctattatataatattttatacctatatgtacgcGTGATAAAACCATCGGGAATCGCGTGAGTCGAATCGTCGCGCAGTTCAGACGGAGCCTCCTctcgcgtatattattattattattattattattattactgtgttACTTACGAGATCCTTGTCGTACTGCGGACAGTCGTGGACGTTCGGGGCGGCGCGTGCAAGAGGGTCGCATGGACCTCGGCGGTCAACGGGATCGTCGTGCGGGGTTGCGTTTTCCGCGGACGTAATCTAGGTGCATATATGAAAGCGTAGGCACGTAGTCGCGCAAACGGTTACGACGATGCCGTCGGTCGGCGGGCGGGCTGTCGTCCGGTATATCACCACGTCGTCGGCTCCGGGTCTGCCGCAGTGCGCATTACTCGCGAAGGTCGCGACGAGTGTGTATTATACACCCGCGTGATGGTATGACGCGCGGACGACTCGGCTGCGGTGGTACCGAAACGTCGCGGTTTTCGTCGGCTGATCAACGGGCCGAAACAGAATTAATAAAAGACGCCTATAATATCGCGCAAATGTGCCGCGGCAGTGGCAGAAAACTTGTAGACACACCCCGAACGAGCGTCGCTAAGTTTTCAGATCTCCCGTCGAACGatcggtataaaatataattatgcgcgtacgatattgttataataataattcaaacagAACGAGTAAAACGAcgattgcaatattattattacgattggttattattattattattgttgatggtgttgttaaaaaacagCCGACGACCGCGGTGCGTGCGTCGTATATTGCGTATGACCGACGAACCGACACTGAGAGAGCTCTGCCGCGGCTGATTTGACGGCGGGACGACGACGGTGTGCGCGTAACGCGGTCGGTGGCGATCGCCGGGGGACCGGCCGAAAGACTTACCGCGTCCTCCACCATGCAGCCCGAGCCCGGGCCACTTCCACCGGCCGTAGCGGTCGTCGCCactcgtcgccgccgccgccactacCATTTCGCGTGCGTTCTTCTCCGCGGCGGCCGGTGCAACGCCCCCGTGGACGATCGCTGCGGGTCGACGACGCGGGTTTTTTTCACACGGCCGGAACAAAGAGACGCGCACGCGACGTCTGCAGGCGGACCCGTCGCTCGGTCGCTGCCACCGTGTGGAGAAGATTTTTCATCTGCATCGTGGTCGCTGGTCGCTGGTCACTGCAAAGGGCACACGTGAGGCGACGAGTATCGTGATCGGGTTACCGGCACCGTGACCGCGGTAAAGGTGTAGGTGGGGCGGTAGGGTtgccaaatttaaaaattcaaaatacacGTAGActaaaaaacatgaatacacCGTAGGTATATCTCGAATGTCACAactctaacatttttttttttttttatataaaaatatcttgaatttttaaagtgaaaGATCTCTATTTTAAtgagtgttaaattttaacataagttTTCTAAAACAGACAACTGGGtcttttttaaacaacaatgttatttataaatgtctgcatcaatcatttaatatatattatagaatgatatttcaataacatataggttagttacataaatatcaactaaataaaatataaacataccgTTTTTaagcttaataaaataaaaaccaacttTGTCAAAGTCTACAATCATACATATAATGATACAGGACTTTTAGGTTAGGCATGCTATTCATATATACCTGTCTACCTACACAGCTACCTGTAAATCCAAAACTGCGTACACCGAATACACAATGAGACTGTGATCTTCAGATTTGTTTCAGTGTtagatattgatttattattatcaatgaaattttaatgaatttgcatttattacCTTGTACATAAGAATGTTATTACTTCTTTGCCTCTTTGATATATCTTTAAATGTTCcccattatacataataatagtaagtatttacattaacACATAAGTTGTCTCATAGTAAAGCCTCACAGCTCTTGTActacgtatttaaaattatatttttagcggACATTTGATTTCGTACACATCTGCTTTTAGTATCGTATAGTTTAAACCAGGAGCACTTGCACATGAGGATTTGACTGGAAAATATCTTGATTTTCAAtcggaaaaatattaataacgtatCACCTGCGATTGCCAACAGATCGACGACAACAACAGCACCGGCTGCAGTCAACAGGAAATCGCAGAGATTCCTCGAACACGcttacacacatataatatatacgctatTATTAACTCTATAtactaatacttattatattatgactcaTTGTTTGGTATCTGTAAATACATCACGTTCCGATTGGTATACAATACTCGTTATTGCTTGGCCCTCGATACTTATTTTTCAAGCTCTGTAACCAGTAGTTCggtttacttaaattttccaAGGTTCACTTTATTTGTGAACTTTGTCCGTAAACGGATAAACGTTGACGTGAGATGTTAATAAcccaaatattatgtaatgccGTATTACTACGGATATTGAGTGTAttactcataaaaataatgaatggtCATTTTATGGACAACTGTGCAAGACAAGAgctataaatgattatttctatgattggttatattattattatatagtaaaagtaTACTCGATTCATACtttttactgaaaaaatatttatcaaagtttaatgtgtataagtaataacgcGGGTAATTACACATTAACTAAACATTAGTTTATATTGCTTaagaataattgtttgttaaaaagacaataattttttacataatttttattatttttttaatttataacacaactataaatattatataaaatgtatatgcataatacattgaatttaaattaataataggtatacatatatatatatttatacataattaaataatcgttttttataattatatttgtatttaaagtgattacataaaattataaactataatatttaacaataaaaaaaagttctaaataatatttaacagtttACACTTctgaaataagtatttaattttgcttttatttatttgtatttaaacatacatttaataagctgtaatataacaatataactatttttagtaatagctatttagaattaattaattattaaataactgtgGTATGTAGAAATATTTGGCCATTAATTCAGTAAAGCTAATGTTTGAGAGCTCTGaagtatcatttttaatattgtttaacattttaatccaAAATATCTTTTCTTCTGCTAAAGTCGCCTGTGGAATAATTAAGTAATGCactttaacaaatatatgtatattaagtaatattttatactccgATACTTGTATGATGTTCActgattaaaattacaaatacttaaacaagtttttttaatattttataagtaatacaaaacCACATAGCTACCTaacatattaaacaaagtatttaatatacaaataattatgattttcaaaatccatatttataagatattatgagGCACACAATTTACTAGTctagtataataactaataattttaatattgacatagattatatttttatttttaatcaaataatatgtaataaaagtattacagttaataactaatatttaaatttataaaaatccatataagtatttaaattattttattatcagtgAAACCGACAATAGTTAtccaaaaaattaagatttcatctttaaaaataaacattataataacttttattagggaattaaaatatatacctatcgtagataaaactaaaactaaataaatcctgatcagttttttaaataattaatttaatttatcgaagataaaataaatatgataataaatttacttgcAATGTAAACGAATGTTTGGATCCCGCGTTAGATACCAAACGAAAACTTAGTGGATTTCCTTTCACGTGTTCAATCACAGTGATGTTCCtactctaaaaaataaaaaattaaaagtttaacataATGACATAGCTAGGAAAAACTTACCTTTATATGAGTTTTGTATTCCAACAGTCCACATTTTTGTTCTTTGACAATCAAtaacatattgtttaatataatcacaTGGAGTTTCTTCTTCGTTCCCGCGATCATTAAATCGCCTTCGGCGtgtaattcaaaacaattgtTTGATATATCGACCTGTAAAGAACAATGCATTTTTACAgttgatttaaattgtattttaattttgtattattaaacttaacgaaacacgaattattattataataaataattattatttgaatataatgaaaatctaCTATGCTGTAGAGTGCAAAAGGTGGTTATTACATTTGTCTTATCcttcaaattcaaatgtttaatcATTAATCGTATATCCTTAATACGACCttctttttcatatttatttttcgtctcATCAATAACTTTAGCTAAAATAACCATTTTGTCATGAGCTTTTACGACTAAAGAATGATCAGTTTCGTTATATGAAGTATATGCTGCTAATttctgtgaaaaaaataaatgctatatttaaaatatttcaattagatATATCTacctaacaatttattatttacatattataaatttaattagtttaattttaactccaaaaaaaaaaaaaaaaaacgaagaaCACTTATATGTAGTTCGAAAGTATAATTTGAGTCAAGTATACCTCAACACGTTATCATtaagtattgataaattaaaaaatagtgtaatattttttaagtttctatgattattacaaaataacagaAACCGttaaatatcgttattataagtttaaatatcaaatatcatcAAAATTTAACTAACTTCAATCACTCAAAAAAATCTATACGTCTTTATACTGAgcttttttgatttataataaaaaaaatgtatgtagaattttcgtaaaattttttcaatttagtacattgaattttttaacttaatctttatttaaaattttaccaaaacctaaaaatttaaagttgaagcatttttactgCTGCTCTATAAATCAACGTCagacacaaataaaaaattaagaatgtaaataatttattttaggccAGAGTCTtactttcaatttatttttaaatttgaaacaacCGAAAACGTTAAACCatacattttcataacttTAAACGAGTATCGTAGTTCGTGATTCCAAGAAAActcaagaaataataataagatatagatattaagtgtacatattatttttagtcgagacttatatagacatattaaaaatatgtttaatacatcGAGATGAGTTTACATCATTGTCATTATTTGGCTGAAATTTATATGGATACCtaagtgaaatatattttccttttcatttttaaaaactcaagACACTAAGCAGACATAATTTCGTTTTAACTTATGTAGATAAAATGTATCTTGAACATGTATTAATACAGATAAcgttcttaactttaaatttatatttaaatttaacaataaaagtaattaaaataatattattatagcaaattttattcttgaaactacataatataatattaaaaatatagtcccaaataataaaattacaaaataaataaaattaatacaaaaacgcAGACTTtaattaagtacataatatatgtacattttccAATAAATTCTACATCACTAACACTACTACACTAAACTTTATAAAGGAGCACGTACCATAATGTCACTtacctacttaattatatttttttgtgtaacattagtatatttataagtgcAAATAAGGGTGGCTGGGGGACTTAGCCTTTCCCTAAAATTGACATAGCCTTTTTTTACAGGTTTTGTTTTGACATAAAGCATTATAAGAGTATATAGTATAGACCTGAGCTTCAGCGTTcagcccccccccccgaaTATCAAACACCAATTAcgcatatgaatatattacttaaaaaaattatctatttacctTCTTTTTACAGATAAATTTCAACATAATACCttaagtaataaatgataTCTTAAAATACGCTGTACAGgcaatactaaataagatcCAAGTGGAAGGCGATGTCCTAATTCTTTTTGCCTTTGATATATGATATTGATTGACAGTCGACTTTGCATCATTTTTGATATCATGGCATcagaactaaatattaataataacatcattacctattttattgtttattgttttaaccagtattatttttttataataaattattttaactattgtaacttacttttgaaaattaatgcaGTATgttgagtaaataataaacttaagatgattatttaaaaaacagtgAGCAATTTGTGGTACGCTATTATTGGCCAATgctaattcatttaaaaatattctgtaatcaaagaacaaatatttaaattttaaacagtgtaattacta contains the following coding sequences:
- the LOC113548171 gene encoding pleckstrin homology domain-containing family G member 1-like, with product MDDNYRNSIINKKNLVITEILETEESYVNHLKEIVEEYLEYWKHKEILSKEHCNQLFGNITEIYEFSRIFLNELALANNSVPQIAHCFLNNHLKFIIYSTYCINFQNSDAMISKMMQSRLSINIIYQRQKELGHRLPLGSYLVLPVQRILRYHLLLKKLAAYTSYNETDHSLVVKAHDKMVILAKVIDETKNKYEKEGRIKDIRLMIKHLNLKDKTNVDISNNCFELHAEGDLMIAGTKKKLHVIILNNMLLIVKEQKCGLLEYKTHIKSRNITVIEHVKGNPLSFRLVSNAGSKHSFTLQATLAEEKIFWIKMLNNIKNDTSELSNISFTELMAKYFYIPQLFNN